The following coding sequences lie in one Thermomicrobium sp. 4228-Ro genomic window:
- a CDS encoding gluconokinase: protein MSTSQTRSRVLAIDIGSSSARAALFDETGQIVAGTLRRVTYRLETGPDGRAELDAGTLAERIENLLDAVHQAAGSPVQAVGISCFWHSLVGLDRQGCPVTRVSMWADTRARAAALELRARVDAADHHRRTGAYLHPSYPIARFAWLVERLPELRTTVACWCAFPDYLFVRWTGSYRTSVSMASGSGLFDTWRLDWDEESCAAVGLDPHRLPVIDDADGRLVPAYAARWPRFADAVWYPAWGDGACSNVGSGAVGQDRATIMIGTSSAIRTLWRGEPLVVPWGLWLYRLDRELVLAGGALSEGGDLIDWIRQRFVLSPEPALWERVQTLEPGSTGLLWLPTIAGERSPGWPVDASAALVGLRLSHDGVAVLRAALEAVACRIAEVVDLLLEIRPGIEVFIGSGNALLGIPGWAQIVADATGRSLLLAPDPEASLRGAALVASARLTGRPLEHLARSDVAQWTCIMPNETATQVLRRQQEAIRTLHVALAQLNVVLRKE from the coding sequence ATGAGCACGAGCCAGACCAGGAGCAGGGTCCTCGCAATCGATATCGGCAGCTCGTCGGCACGAGCGGCGCTGTTCGATGAGACTGGGCAGATCGTGGCGGGTACGCTGCGACGCGTGACCTACCGGCTCGAGACGGGGCCGGACGGGCGCGCGGAACTCGACGCTGGCACGCTCGCCGAGCGGATCGAGAACCTCCTCGATGCGGTCCACCAGGCAGCTGGCTCGCCGGTCCAGGCCGTGGGGATCAGCTGCTTCTGGCACAGTCTGGTCGGGCTCGACCGCCAGGGATGCCCAGTCACCCGCGTCTCGATGTGGGCCGACACGCGAGCGCGTGCAGCAGCACTCGAACTGCGTGCCCGCGTCGATGCAGCAGACCATCACCGGCGGACCGGAGCCTACCTGCACCCCAGTTACCCGATCGCGCGCTTCGCGTGGCTGGTCGAGCGTCTCCCCGAGCTCCGCACGACAGTCGCATGCTGGTGTGCGTTTCCCGACTATCTGTTCGTCCGCTGGACCGGTTCGTACCGGACATCGGTCTCGATGGCGTCGGGGAGCGGTCTGTTCGATACCTGGCGGCTCGACTGGGACGAGGAGTCCTGTGCAGCCGTCGGGCTCGATCCGCACCGGTTGCCGGTGATCGACGATGCCGATGGGAGGCTGGTGCCGGCGTACGCTGCGCGCTGGCCACGGTTCGCCGATGCGGTCTGGTATCCAGCCTGGGGCGACGGGGCCTGCAGCAACGTCGGAAGCGGTGCGGTCGGTCAAGACCGTGCGACGATCATGATCGGCACCTCGTCGGCCATCCGGACACTCTGGCGCGGTGAGCCGCTCGTCGTACCCTGGGGCTTGTGGCTCTATCGGTTGGATCGGGAACTCGTCCTCGCTGGGGGTGCACTCAGCGAGGGTGGGGACTTGATCGACTGGATCCGGCAGCGCTTCGTGCTCTCTCCCGAGCCAGCGCTCTGGGAGCGTGTGCAGACACTCGAGCCGGGATCGACCGGTCTGCTCTGGCTCCCGACGATCGCGGGCGAGCGCAGCCCGGGCTGGCCGGTCGATGCGAGTGCTGCGCTGGTCGGTCTCCGCCTCAGCCACGATGGCGTCGCGGTGCTGCGTGCCGCGCTGGAAGCAGTTGCCTGCCGGATCGCTGAGGTGGTCGACCTGTTGCTCGAGATCAGACCGGGGATCGAGGTGTTCATCGGCAGCGGCAATGCGCTCCTGGGCATACCGGGCTGGGCGCAGATCGTGGCCGATGCGACCGGACGCTCGCTCCTACTCGCTCCCGATCCTGAGGCATCGCTGCGCGGTGCTGCGCTGGTGGCGTCGGCACGACTCACCGGCCGCCCGCTCGAGCACCTGGCTCGCTCCGATGTCGCGCAGTGGACGTGCATCATGCCGAACGAGACCGCAACGCAGGTCTTGCGACGTCAACAGGAGGCGATCAGAACGCTCCACGTTGCTCTGGCACAGCTGAACGTGGTACTGAGGAAGGAGTGA
- the folP gene encoding dihydropteroate synthase: MTGTVLEAPRVAYPPFDRWPWGRRTFVMGIINVTPDSFSGDGLLGRLDEVVRRAQEMVEAGADILDVGGESTRPGHIPVPAEEELQRVIPAIRAIREALPEVPISIDTNKAVVAEAALAAGATMINDVRGLAGDPDMPAVAARAGVPVVIMHDLPIERADELIPRLVRDLAQRIERALAAGVEWERIIIDPGFGFGKEPELNLLMLRRLRDLTLFGRPILVGTSRKRTIGYVLGTPPDERLEGTAATVAIAIANGADIVRVHDVKEMVRVVRMTDAIVRGTW; this comes from the coding sequence ATGACTGGAACGGTGCTCGAGGCGCCACGTGTCGCCTATCCGCCGTTCGACCGGTGGCCCTGGGGGCGGCGGACATTCGTGATGGGCATCATCAATGTGACGCCGGATTCGTTCAGTGGCGACGGCTTACTGGGGCGGTTGGACGAGGTAGTGCGCCGGGCTCAGGAGATGGTGGAAGCCGGGGCTGACATCCTCGACGTCGGGGGTGAGTCGACCCGCCCTGGCCATATTCCGGTGCCGGCTGAAGAGGAGTTGCAGCGCGTCATCCCCGCGATCCGCGCGATCCGGGAAGCGCTGCCCGAGGTACCGATCTCGATCGACACGAACAAAGCGGTGGTGGCTGAGGCGGCGCTGGCTGCTGGGGCGACGATGATCAACGATGTCCGTGGACTGGCTGGCGACCCGGACATGCCAGCTGTCGCTGCCCGTGCCGGGGTACCGGTCGTGATCATGCACGACTTGCCGATCGAGCGCGCTGACGAGCTGATCCCGCGGCTCGTCCGCGATCTCGCGCAGCGGATCGAGCGGGCTCTGGCAGCCGGTGTCGAGTGGGAACGGATCATCATCGATCCTGGATTCGGCTTCGGCAAGGAGCCAGAGTTGAATCTCCTCATGTTGCGCCGCCTGCGTGACCTCACGCTATTCGGTCGCCCGATCCTGGTGGGGACGTCGCGCAAGCGGACGATCGGCTACGTGCTCGGCACCCCGCCTGACGAACGGCTCGAAGGGACGGCAGCGACAGTCGCGATCGCTATCGCCAACGGCGCGGACATCGTTCGGGTGCATGACGTCAAGGAGATGGTGCGGGTCGTCCGGATGACCGATGCCATCGTGCGGGGAACGTGGTGA
- a CDS encoding MOSC domain-containing protein, whose product MELQGRVVAVCSSPQGGIPKYRRLEIEVGMDGVVGDYHAGPYNRHKKRGELEPNTRQLTIVAQEVLDDVNEELGIQLEPGFLGENLTVVGLGDLSDLEPGDLLIAGAVILEVTAQNKPCSTVAVYHPQLVKTLYGRRGVCAIVRRPGIIRPGDPVMVQRRGC is encoded by the coding sequence ATGGAGCTGCAGGGCCGGGTAGTGGCAGTCTGCTCGAGTCCGCAAGGTGGGATACCGAAGTACCGGCGGCTCGAGATCGAGGTTGGGATGGACGGCGTGGTCGGCGACTACCACGCTGGGCCGTACAACCGGCACAAGAAGCGAGGCGAGCTGGAACCGAACACCCGGCAGTTGACGATCGTCGCGCAAGAAGTACTGGACGATGTCAACGAGGAACTCGGTATTCAGCTGGAGCCTGGCTTTCTCGGTGAGAACCTGACCGTGGTCGGGCTGGGCGACCTGAGCGATCTCGAACCGGGTGATCTGCTGATCGCTGGGGCAGTGATTCTCGAGGTCACCGCACAGAACAAGCCCTGCAGCACGGTGGCCGTCTACCATCCGCAGCTCGTCAAGACGCTGTATGGACGGCGCGGGGTGTGCGCGATCGTCCGCCGTCCGGGAATCATTCGGCCAGGGGATCCCGTGATGGTGCAACGTCGTGGGTGTTAA
- a CDS encoding bactofilin family protein, with amino-acid sequence MRRVAAVVISIGLMVALAVWAPGARAAQFVAGPSVTVGTEERLDDELYAAGNAIEIDGDVTRDVFAAGGTVAISGRVGGDVTVAAGSIRVSGPVAGSVRVAAGTVELTGPIGWDLAVLGAESVTVGRTATIAHDVTVIGAGTLTVDGTVRGNVRGNVDMLVVNGRIFGDVDVNANRVEIRDGAQIDGAFRYRAPQPATIAPGARIVGPQAYTLSPGTTGGPQTTLDRVLSWLSTVLLRLGWALVAGTLLVLALPRQTALVADTFRHAPLWSLVWGLVVFVVLPIAALVLAVTVVGLSAALLLLGLYVAVLYLSQVLVGIALIRLLPVSALRSDRRLVLWLAMVVGTTLVLVFRLLPIPFGWTVWWSLLFGILGLGMVWTALSGWGVHRVVPTAAAPAPAPVIEDASSTEPIVRSETERSGGADETREER; translated from the coding sequence ATGCGGAGGGTGGCGGCGGTCGTCATCTCGATCGGCCTGATGGTCGCGCTCGCAGTGTGGGCACCGGGTGCCCGAGCTGCGCAGTTCGTTGCAGGGCCGTCGGTGACGGTCGGAACGGAAGAACGACTCGACGACGAGCTGTATGCGGCAGGGAATGCGATCGAGATCGACGGTGACGTCACGCGGGACGTGTTCGCTGCTGGGGGAACGGTCGCGATTTCTGGTCGGGTCGGTGGTGACGTGACGGTGGCAGCCGGCTCGATCCGGGTAAGCGGGCCGGTCGCTGGGAGCGTACGGGTCGCTGCTGGCACTGTCGAGCTCACTGGGCCGATCGGTTGGGATCTCGCCGTGCTGGGCGCCGAGTCCGTAACGGTCGGGCGCACGGCGACGATCGCTCATGACGTGACGGTCATCGGCGCTGGAACATTGACGGTCGACGGCACAGTGCGTGGGAATGTCCGCGGCAATGTCGACATGCTCGTGGTGAACGGCCGTATCTTCGGTGATGTGGACGTGAACGCGAATCGTGTGGAGATCCGCGACGGAGCGCAGATCGACGGCGCCTTCCGGTACCGGGCTCCGCAGCCAGCGACGATCGCGCCTGGTGCACGGATCGTGGGACCACAAGCGTACACGCTGTCGCCGGGTACGACTGGTGGACCGCAGACGACGCTGGATCGGGTGCTCAGCTGGCTCTCGACGGTCTTGCTGCGGCTGGGCTGGGCACTGGTCGCTGGTACCTTGCTCGTGCTGGCTCTACCGCGTCAGACCGCGCTGGTGGCTGATACGTTTCGTCATGCACCGCTCTGGTCACTCGTGTGGGGTCTCGTGGTTTTCGTCGTGTTACCGATCGCTGCGCTCGTGCTCGCCGTGACCGTCGTCGGCCTCTCGGCCGCGCTGCTGTTGCTCGGTCTCTACGTCGCCGTGCTGTACCTCAGCCAGGTTTTGGTCGGGATCGCGCTGATTCGCCTCCTGCCGGTGAGCGCGCTCCGGAGCGACCGTCGTCTCGTGCTCTGGCTCGCAATGGTGGTGGGGACGACGCTCGTCCTCGTCTTCCGGCTGCTCCCGATCCCGTTCGGCTGGACGGTCTGGTGGAGTCTCCTGTTCGGTATCCTCGGACTCGGAATGGTGTGGACGGCCCTGTCCGGCTGGGGCGTGCACCGCGTCGTACCCACTGCAGCCGCACCGGCTCCTGCACCGGTCATCGAGGACGCTTCCTCGACGGAGCCGATCGTACGATCGGAGACGGAACGGTCCGGAGGAGCAGACGAGACGCGCGAGGAGCGGTGA
- the folK gene encoding 2-amino-4-hydroxy-6-hydroxymethyldihydropteridine diphosphokinase, which translates to MIAYIGLGSNLGDRRATLRAAVRRLSEHGRIVAVSSLYETEPVGFRDQPWFLNAVIALETDLDPRELLRTLLAIERSFGRERTFRNAPRTLDLDLLLYDGVVENSVGLTVPHPRLHERAFVLVPLAEIAPDEVHPLLGLPVRVLLEQLGDRATEVRRVDGPEWVNGDAVA; encoded by the coding sequence GTGATCGCCTATATCGGGCTCGGCAGCAACCTGGGTGATCGTCGAGCGACGCTGCGTGCAGCCGTTCGACGTCTCAGCGAGCACGGGCGGATCGTCGCAGTCTCGTCGCTCTACGAGACCGAGCCGGTCGGATTCCGTGACCAACCATGGTTCCTGAACGCGGTCATCGCGTTGGAAACAGATCTCGACCCGCGTGAGCTCTTGCGAACGCTCCTCGCCATCGAGCGCTCGTTTGGGCGGGAGCGGACGTTTCGGAATGCCCCCCGGACGCTCGATCTCGACCTCCTGCTCTACGATGGGGTCGTCGAAAACTCAGTGGGCCTCACCGTTCCGCACCCGCGGCTGCACGAACGGGCCTTCGTGCTGGTTCCCCTCGCCGAGATCGCGCCCGACGAGGTGCATCCGCTGCTCGGGCTTCCGGTACGCGTCCTGCTCGAGCAGTTGGGTGATCGAGCGACCGAGGTGCGGCGCGTCGACGGTCCTGAGTGGGTGAACGGGGATGCAGTGGCATGA
- a CDS encoding ring-cleaving dioxygenase: MADALVLAGIHHITAVTARAPENLRFCTRVLGLRLVKKTVNQDDVSAYHLFCADRVGTPGTEVTFFDWPHLPPHQPGHGEIARMALRVGSRQALDWWLAWLDGHGVPGLERGSYAGRDALFFTDFEGQRLALVDDGGVPGGVPWERSPVPPEYQVKGIFAVTLVVRALEPTARVLVDVLGFRLRAEGRGTSRSALFETGSGGPGALVLVEERPDLPRAQLGAGGVHHVAFRVPDDATHRAWREQIAQAGIPVTPQIDRFYFRSLYFREPGGVLYELATDGPGFAVDEDVEHLGEKLSLPPFLEPRRAEIEAHLRPLEPVEAENR; this comes from the coding sequence ATGGCGGATGCATTGGTGCTCGCTGGAATCCATCACATCACGGCTGTCACGGCTCGTGCGCCCGAGAACCTGCGCTTCTGCACGAGGGTACTCGGACTTCGGCTCGTCAAGAAGACGGTCAACCAGGACGATGTCTCGGCGTATCACCTGTTCTGTGCCGATCGTGTCGGCACACCGGGGACGGAGGTGACCTTCTTCGACTGGCCGCACCTTCCGCCGCATCAGCCTGGGCACGGCGAGATCGCGCGGATGGCCTTGCGTGTCGGTAGCCGTCAGGCGCTCGACTGGTGGTTGGCATGGCTCGATGGTCACGGTGTACCGGGCCTCGAGCGCGGGAGCTATGCTGGGCGCGACGCGCTGTTTTTCACCGATTTCGAGGGACAGCGGCTGGCGCTCGTCGATGACGGTGGCGTACCCGGCGGCGTGCCGTGGGAACGTTCACCCGTTCCGCCGGAATACCAGGTGAAGGGGATCTTCGCGGTGACGCTCGTCGTGCGTGCGCTGGAGCCGACTGCGCGTGTGCTGGTCGATGTGCTCGGTTTCCGGCTGCGTGCCGAGGGGCGCGGTACCTCTCGCTCGGCACTGTTCGAGACGGGATCGGGCGGTCCCGGGGCGCTCGTCCTCGTCGAGGAGCGTCCGGACCTGCCGAGGGCCCAGCTCGGTGCCGGTGGTGTCCACCACGTCGCCTTCCGCGTACCGGACGATGCGACGCATCGTGCCTGGCGCGAGCAGATCGCGCAGGCGGGCATTCCGGTCACGCCGCAGATCGATCGCTTCTACTTCCGCTCGCTCTATTTTCGCGAGCCGGGAGGGGTGCTGTACGAGCTCGCGACCGACGGACCAGGCTTCGCGGTCGACGAGGACGTCGAGCATCTCGGCGAGAAGCTCTCGCTCCCACCGTTCCTCGAGCCGCGCCGAGCGGAAATCGAAGCGCACCTCCGGCCGCTCGAGCCGGTGGAAGCCGAGAATCGCTGA
- the folB gene encoding dihydroneopterin aldolase, with the protein MADRILLEGLQFYGYHGVHPEERQLGQRFAVDLEVELDLEPAAVRDALAETVNYGALYQTVRRVLEGEPRQLLEAVAGEIVRAVFAEYPPVAAVRVRVWKLSPPIAGAAIGRVGVELRRTRQEIESAERSGAG; encoded by the coding sequence ATGGCTGACCGCATTCTGCTCGAGGGACTGCAGTTCTACGGTTACCACGGTGTGCACCCAGAGGAACGCCAGCTCGGCCAGCGGTTCGCGGTGGATCTCGAGGTCGAGCTCGATCTCGAACCGGCTGCGGTACGCGATGCGCTCGCGGAGACGGTCAACTACGGAGCGCTGTACCAGACCGTGCGGCGTGTCCTCGAAGGCGAGCCGCGGCAGCTTCTGGAAGCGGTCGCTGGGGAGATCGTCCGTGCCGTCTTCGCGGAGTATCCGCCGGTCGCGGCCGTGCGGGTACGGGTGTGGAAACTGTCGCCACCGATCGCCGGGGCAGCGATCGGCCGGGTCGGCGTCGAGCTCCGGCGGACCCGACAGGAGATCGAGAGCGCGGAAAGGAGCGGAGCGGGATGA
- a CDS encoding AAA family ATPase, translating into MTVQDDLSRAHRALILSELSRPEAYPFPVDRIDVEETHISLVFLVGDYAYKVKKPVNFGFLDFSTLERRRFFCEQEVLLNQRLTDGVYLGVVPIARVGSHLRVEAEGEIVEYAVKMRRLDFEQTLLRRVQRGSLPMELVSALADRLAAFYRTAARSPEIDQWGTPEAIWFNIRENLEQTEPFIGVVLAPIQHRWIASISERFLRERLDLFQRRITEGRIVEGHGDLHLAHIFVESESPPRFQIVDCIEFNPRLRCGDVAVDLAFLSMDFDHHGRSDFARWLTLRASDALDDPELPLLVHFYSVYRAHVRNKVNCFRLAELAPESDEFSAVRTQAERYIDLATSYLVEPAEPLLLLIGGLSGTGKSALARRLARCLGIALYSSDIVRKELAGVPVERRVEVPYGTDIYGPEFTRATYRALLERAAAELATGRSVVLDATFLDREWREAARALATRYSARPMLVECCCPAEIVEERLRYRAHEPGQASEATWPIYLEQRARYGETMEPIAGLAHLTVDTAQPLPFVLDVVLTWLPLRERL; encoded by the coding sequence ATGACGGTGCAGGACGATCTCTCGCGAGCGCATCGCGCGCTGATCCTCAGCGAACTCAGCCGGCCGGAGGCCTATCCGTTCCCGGTCGACCGGATCGACGTCGAAGAGACTCATATCTCGCTAGTGTTCCTGGTCGGCGACTATGCCTACAAGGTCAAAAAGCCGGTGAACTTCGGCTTTCTCGATTTCAGCACGCTCGAGCGCCGACGGTTCTTTTGCGAGCAAGAAGTCCTGCTCAACCAACGGCTGACCGATGGTGTCTACCTTGGGGTCGTACCGATCGCTCGCGTGGGCTCGCACCTTCGGGTCGAAGCTGAGGGCGAGATCGTCGAGTACGCTGTCAAGATGCGCCGGCTCGACTTCGAGCAGACCCTGTTGCGCCGCGTGCAGCGCGGCAGTCTGCCGATGGAGCTGGTCAGCGCACTGGCTGACCGGCTCGCCGCGTTCTACCGGACGGCTGCGCGGAGTCCGGAAATCGACCAGTGGGGGACTCCGGAAGCGATCTGGTTCAACATTCGTGAGAACCTGGAGCAGACTGAGCCGTTCATCGGTGTCGTCCTCGCTCCCATTCAGCACCGCTGGATCGCTTCGATCAGCGAGCGGTTTCTCCGCGAGCGGCTCGACCTGTTCCAGCGCCGCATTACCGAAGGGCGGATCGTCGAGGGGCATGGCGATCTCCACCTCGCACACATCTTCGTCGAGTCCGAGTCACCGCCACGCTTCCAGATCGTCGATTGCATCGAGTTCAACCCGCGGCTCCGCTGCGGCGACGTCGCGGTCGATCTCGCCTTCCTCAGCATGGATTTCGACCACCACGGTCGGAGCGATTTCGCACGCTGGCTCACGCTCCGCGCGAGCGATGCGCTCGACGATCCGGAACTCCCGCTGCTCGTGCACTTCTATAGCGTGTACCGCGCCCATGTGCGCAACAAGGTCAACTGCTTCCGGCTGGCGGAGCTCGCTCCGGAAAGCGATGAGTTCTCCGCAGTGCGGACACAGGCCGAGCGGTACATCGACCTGGCGACGTCGTACCTGGTCGAGCCGGCCGAACCGCTCTTGCTCCTGATCGGCGGCCTGTCGGGGACAGGGAAGAGTGCGCTCGCTCGCCGGTTGGCACGGTGCCTCGGCATCGCGCTCTACTCGTCCGACATCGTCCGCAAAGAACTGGCTGGCGTGCCGGTCGAGCGACGCGTCGAGGTACCGTACGGCACGGATATCTACGGACCCGAGTTCACGCGAGCGACGTACCGGGCGCTCCTCGAGCGCGCTGCGGCAGAACTGGCCACCGGCCGGTCGGTCGTGCTCGACGCGACCTTTCTCGACCGGGAATGGCGTGAGGCAGCGCGTGCGCTCGCCACGCGCTACAGTGCTCGACCGATGCTCGTCGAGTGCTGTTGCCCTGCGGAGATCGTGGAAGAACGTCTGCGCTATCGGGCCCACGAGCCGGGTCAAGCGAGCGAGGCGACCTGGCCGATCTACCTCGAGCAACGCGCCCGCTACGGCGAGACGATGGAGCCGATTGCCGGACTCGCCCATCTCACGGTCGACACCGCCCAACCGCTCCCGTTCGTACTGGACGTGGTGCTCACCTGGCTCCCTTTGCGCGAACGCCTGTAG
- a CDS encoding tyrosine-type recombinase/integrase: MRDERREDEQAQVIQPPLFELGRDGKLRGTVGLLPVLTAESSLDVARFWFRRYLEQSGHPVNTVKSYSYDLAVFESLVGPKPIAQIDERDVATFLEQSRGRSTRKRRLTTLSTFFKFLITRAKVIEHDPTAAFYSDRIPLKTPQPLFPEEQERLLAAAAAEGPRTHLAIWLMLRLGLSRHEVLTLRASHIDWADPDRPVVYVFAEGQKRRLRERKLAGNRELTEIYQRLLEEEGPQDRLVPILPQSLNKLVERVAAAAGIQKPVSPQTLRHTFAVEQAKRGASEDELLELLGLADDARNRLSVRRYIRLAAPPLDPLAGSRESRVT; encoded by the coding sequence ATGCGGGACGAACGGCGGGAGGACGAGCAGGCACAGGTCATCCAACCGCCGCTCTTCGAGCTGGGGAGGGACGGCAAGCTCCGCGGTACGGTCGGCCTCTTGCCGGTGCTGACTGCCGAGTCGTCGCTCGATGTCGCCCGTTTCTGGTTCCGTCGCTATCTCGAGCAGTCCGGTCATCCGGTCAACACCGTCAAGTCCTACAGTTACGACCTGGCGGTCTTCGAGTCGCTGGTCGGTCCGAAACCGATCGCCCAGATCGACGAACGCGATGTGGCGACGTTTCTGGAGCAGAGTCGTGGCCGGTCGACACGCAAGCGGCGGTTGACGACGCTGTCGACGTTCTTCAAGTTCCTGATCACGCGTGCCAAGGTGATCGAGCACGACCCGACGGCAGCGTTCTACTCGGATCGGATTCCGCTCAAGACGCCCCAGCCGTTGTTCCCGGAGGAGCAGGAGCGCTTACTCGCTGCGGCAGCGGCCGAAGGCCCGCGGACACACCTGGCGATCTGGCTGATGTTGCGGCTGGGCCTCTCGCGACACGAGGTGCTCACCTTGCGCGCCTCGCACATCGACTGGGCCGATCCCGACAGACCGGTGGTCTATGTCTTCGCCGAAGGACAAAAGCGCCGGCTGCGCGAACGGAAGCTCGCCGGTAACCGCGAACTGACGGAGATCTACCAGCGCTTGCTCGAGGAGGAAGGACCACAGGATCGGCTCGTGCCGATCCTCCCGCAGTCGCTCAACAAGCTGGTCGAGCGAGTCGCTGCTGCCGCAGGCATCCAGAAGCCGGTCTCTCCGCAGACGTTGCGGCACACGTTCGCGGTCGAGCAAGCGAAGCGGGGCGCGAGCGAAGACGAGCTGCTGGAACTCCTGGGACTGGCCGATGATGCCCGCAACCGGCTCAGCGTGCGGCGGTACATCCGCCTGGCGGCACCACCGCTCGACCCGCTCGCGGGATCGCGGGAGTCGAGAGTGACGTAG
- a CDS encoding MarR family winged helix-turn-helix transcriptional regulator, with protein MEKKQNPCSPIPTRTRHPAVRAWIYLMRIAYRTERESAAHAYAHGLTFAQLDVIFHIAKCPGITQQELAERMLVTPGNVTQLLQRMERQGLIKRVPEGRAKRLYLTEKGQEYCEQLLPKQEQLHIQQFAGLTLEEQEQLLHLLMKLDRAQRRKVRALREAGERLPWQDAASQAANA; from the coding sequence ATGGAGAAGAAGCAGAATCCTTGCTCACCGATCCCGACGCGGACTCGTCATCCGGCGGTGCGGGCCTGGATCTATCTCATGCGGATCGCTTACCGCACGGAGCGCGAGTCGGCCGCCCACGCGTACGCGCATGGTCTCACGTTCGCCCAGCTGGACGTGATCTTCCATATCGCGAAGTGTCCAGGGATCACCCAGCAGGAACTCGCCGAACGCATGCTCGTGACACCAGGGAATGTCACGCAGCTCCTCCAGCGGATGGAGCGACAAGGGCTGATCAAGCGAGTGCCCGAGGGGCGAGCGAAACGACTGTATCTGACCGAGAAGGGGCAAGAATACTGCGAGCAGCTGCTTCCCAAACAAGAGCAGTTGCACATCCAGCAATTCGCCGGGCTCACGCTCGAGGAGCAGGAGCAGCTGCTGCATCTCCTGATGAAACTCGATCGTGCACAACGGCGGAAGGTCCGCGCGCTCCGCGAGGCTGGCGAGCGACTGCCCTGGCAGGACGCCGCGTCACAGGCTGCGAACGCTTAA